TGATCCGCGCGGAGCGAGCCGCCACCATACCGGCCATGCACACAAACGCCAACGACGATGAGCGCGTCGGGCGCATCGCTCCGGAGGGCGCGGAAATCATGGCGCTGCTGGCCGCGCCCGGGGGAACCCGCCAAACGGTTCACCGCGCCATGCAGTTCGCCGCGCGCCTTCGCGCCCCACTTTCGTCTCTGTTCGGCCAGCCGCTCCGCGATCTGCTGGCGCGCGCCGTGCCCGGCGAAGAGGACGCCGCGCGCGCCCTGCACGCATGCGACGCCGATTGCCGGTGGCGGGGGGAGGCTGCGGTGTCGCTGTGCGCCGCGGCCGGTATTCAGCGGGTCACCTGCGCGGACCCGGCGTATCCGGCGCTCTTGCATACCCGCCTGGGCCAACAGGCCCCGCCGATTCTGTTCCACCAGGGGAACGAGGCGCTTCTCGGCGCGGGCGGGGCCGGGATCGTCGGAACCCGCAAGCCCACGGGCGACGGCGCCGGTATCGCGCGCGAGGCCGCGCGCTTCCTGGCCGATTCCGCGATCCCCGTGATCAGCGGCGGGGCCGCCGGGGTGGACCTGGCGGCGCACGAGGCGGCCATGCACGCGGATGGCGCGACGGTGGTGGTGCTTGCCGAGGGCCTTCATGCGCACCACCCGACGCCGGCGATCCGCTCCGGTCTCGAACAGGGGCAGGCGCTGCTGATCAGCGAGTTCATGCCTGGATTGGAGTGGAAAGCGCACCGCGCCATGATGCGCAACCGGACGATCGCCGCGATGTCGGGCGCGGTGTGTGTGGTGGAGCCCCGCGCGACGGGCGGCAGCCGGGCCACCGCCGAGGCGGCGCTTTCCATGGGCGTGCCGGTGTTCCATTGGGGCGGGGCGGCCCGGGAAGGGATCTTCCGGGGCCGGCACGGCGCCCGCCCGCTCGCGACGCGCGGGCGGCTGGACACGGCGGCGCTTGAGGCGGCGTTACGCGGAAACACGGGGGAGGCGGGGTTTCAGGCGGACTTGTTCGGCGAGTAAACGCTTGTCTAACTGGCGGTTTTCGGGTATTGTGACTCCGAGCCGGCCAGATTCGCTGGCGCGGGCTGATTTCAATACGGGATCCAAGCAGAGGAGTTGAGGACGATGCCAAAACTGGGCGCAAAAGTGACGGTGACCAAGGTTTCGGTCAAAGAGGACAGTTCCGTCGGCAAGTACAAGAAGGATACGGCGGGCCTGAAGGAAATCACCGGCGATCTGGGGAAGGCCAAACTGTGGGGCGCGGATGTGGAGATTGATGACAAGAAAAAGTGCATCAAGCGGGTGCGTGGCCTGACTTTCCCGGATGTGGGGGGCCATCCTGGCCACGTCCACAGCAAGGGCGCGTGGAAGTACAACATCGAGCGCGGCAACAGCACGGTTGATCGGCTCGTGGTGGAAGATTGGTCGGCGAACGTGAAAAACGAAACGCTCGACGCGAAGAAGGGCTATATCAACGCGGACATCGAGATTTCCTGCAAGATCCGGGTGCTCGAGGATACGCACTGAGCCGGGGCGGGCTCTATTTGATCGGCGCACGCGGCGGCGGGGCTTTAAGAAGCTCCCGCCGCCGCGTTGCATTCGGGATCTTTCCGTTGTGCGCCGCGAGTATGCTAAAATGGGGGATTGGCGCAAACACCGAATCCCTTCCCACGCCGAATTCACCGGGGGACGCCGCGCGCGGGAATAAATTGTAAGTGCGTGCTGTTACTTATGTTGTGAGCACGTTTGCTCAAGGCGCCGCGATCGCGCGGCCTGGAACAGCGGCGCCGCCGGTTCGTCGTGGGCGGGTCCGGCCTGGCGCGCACCCCATTCGGTCGTAAGAACACACGGTTTACCCCAGCGGCGGGCAAACGGTCCCTCCTATCCCGGAATTTCGTGGGAGCGGCCCGCCCCCGTGACACAGGAGTTCGCAAGCATGGCTTCCAAAGCAGGAAACCTGGAAACAGCCCAGTACACGGGCACCCGCGTGGAACAGAGCAACAAGCGCGCGGCCGAGGCTGCGCAGCGCGAGTACAAGTATGGCTGGACCTCGGACATCGAGTCGGAAACGATCCCGGTTGGCCTGAATGAAGACGTCATCCGGCTTATTTCCGCCAAGAAGAACGAGCCCGATTGGATGCTCGAGTGGCGCCTGAAGTCGTACCAGGCCTGGCAGCGATTCGACGAGGAACCCACCTGGGCGAAGGTCAGGTACCAGAAGCCGGATTTCCAGGCAATCAGCTATTATTCCGCGCCCAAAGAGAAAAAGAAGCTCAACAGCCTTGACGAGGTGGATCCTGAGCTGCTGGCAACCTTTGACAAGCTCGGCATCCCCCTCCATGAGCAGAAGCGCCTCAGCGGCGTGGCGGTGGACGCCGTGTTTGACAGCGTCTCCGTCGTCACGACGCACAAGGATATTCTGGCCAAGCGCGGCATTATCTTCTGCAGCATTTCGGAGGCGCTGCGCGATCACCCGGAGTTGGTGCGGAAGTATATCGGCTCCGTGGTGCCCCAGGGCGACAATTTCTACGCCGCGCTGAACTCCGCCGTCTTCAGCGATGGTTCCTTCGTCTATATCCCGCCGAACACCAAGTGCCCGATGGACCTGTCCACGTATTTCCGGATCAACCAGGAAAACACCGGCCAGTTCGAGCGCACGCTCATCGTGGCGGATGAAGGCAGTCAGGTCAATTACCTCGAAGGCTGCACGGCCCCGATGCGGGACGAGAACCAGCTCCACGCCGCGGTTGTGGAGATTGTGGCGCTGCCGGGCGCGACTGTGCGCTATTCCACGGTGCAAAACTGGTACGCCGGCGACGAGGAGGGCAAGGGCGGCATTTACAACTTCGTGACCAAGCGCGGCCGGGCCGAGGAAAACGCGCGCATTTCGTGGACCCAGGTCGAAACCGGCTCCGCCATCACGTGGAAGTACCCAAGCTGCATCCTGAAAGGCGACAACTCGGTCGGCGAGTTCTACTCGGTGGCCCTGACAAACAACCACCAGCAGGCCGACACCGGCACGAAGATGATCCACCTGGGCAAGAACACGCGCAGCACGATTATCTCGAAGACGATATCCTGCGGGAAGAGCGACAACAGCTACCGCGGGCTCGTGCAGGTGATGCCGAAGGCCAGCAATGTCCGCAGCTATACGCAGTGCGATTCGCTGCTGATCGGCAACCAGTGCGGTGCGCACACGTTCCCGTATATCAGCGTTCGCAACAAGAGCGCCTCCGTGGAGCACGAAGCCTCCACGTCGAAAATCAGTGAAGACCAGTTGTTCTATTGTCAGTCGCGGGGCATCGGCCCGGAGGACGCCATCTCCATGGTCGTCAACGGCTTCTGCAAGGAAGTCTTCGATCACCTGCCCATGGAATTCGCCGTGGAAGCGTCAAACCTGTTGAGCCTGAGCCTCGAAGGGAGTGTTGGATAACATGCTCGAAGTAAAGAACCTGAAAGCGTCCGTGGACGGCAACCAGATCCTCAACGGCATCGACCTGACCGTGAATCCCGGCGAAGTGCACGCGATTATGGGCCCGAACGGGTCCGGCAAGAGCACCTTCGCGCAGGTCCTCGCCGGCCACCAGGCGTACGATGTGAATGAAGAGGATAGCAGCGTCAGCTTCCTCGGGCAGGATCTGCTCGAAATGCCCGCCGAAGAGCGCGCGCGCCTGGGCCTGTTCCTGGCCTTCCAGTACCCCGTCGAGATCCCCGGCATCACGAACAGTTACTTCCTGCGCGCGGCCGTAAACGAGATCCGCACCAGCCGCGGCCTCGAAGATCTGGACGCGATGGATTTCGCCGAGTTGCTCAAGGAGAAGATGGAGCTGATCAATGTCGATCCGAGCTTTGCGGAGCGCTTTGTCAATTTCGGCTTCTCTGGCGGTGAAAAGAAGCGCAACGAGATCCTGCAGCTGGCGGTCATGGAACCGCGCCTCGCGATCCTCGACGAGACCGACTCCGGCCTGGATATCGACGCGCTGCGCGTGGTCTCCGAGGGCGTGAACAGACTCCGGACCCCAAACCGCGCGTTTATTGTGGTGACGCACTACCAGCGCCTCCTGCAGCACATCGTGCCCGACTTCGTTCACGTGCTGCACAAGGGCCGTATCGTGAAATCCGGCGGCAAGGAACTTGCACTGGAGCTGGAAGACAAAGGCTATGACTGGCTCCGCGATGAGCAGGAAGCCCTCACCGCCTGATCGGGGCGCACGGAGCACACGCATGTCAGAAGCAACCCTGAAAACACCACACGATCAGTATCTGGACGACATGGCGCGCGAGCGCCCGAATGGCCAGCCGGACTGGTTCAAGGCCATCCGCCAGGCCGGTCGCGAAGCGTTTGAGTCGAGCGTGTTTCCCCATACCAAAATGGAGGAATGGCGCCACACGAACATCAGCGCCATTACCGGCGCCCACTATACGCCGGCCGATCCGCGTGCGGCGGCCCCGGTGTCCGCGGCCGACATCTCCGGTGTCAGCTTCGCGGCGGAGGGCTACCACGAGCTCGTGTTTGTGGACGGATTCTACCGCCCGGAGCTCTCGAATACGGGCGCCCTTCCCGAGGGGATGGTGCTCGGCGGCATTCGCGATCATCTGGAGAACGAGGTCCTCCGGGCGCACCTGAACCAGCACGCGGAAAACCGGAGCGCCTACACCGCGCTGAACACCGCGTTTCTGCAGGACGGCGCCCTGGTGTACGTGCCGGCGAAAGCTGTGCTGGAGGCGCCCGTCCACCTGCTGTTTCTTCGCACGGGCGCCGGCGCCGGCGCGGCGGCACACATTCGCACGCTGATCGCCCTGGGCCAGAGCAGCGAGGTAACGGTCATCACGAGTTACGCCAGTCTCGACGACACGGCGGACTACCTCGGCAATGTCGTCGAAGAAATCGCGCTGGCGCCCAACGCGTCGCTCAAGTACTACAAGGTGGTGCGCGAAGGCGCGGCGGGCAACCACCTGGCCACGACCGAAGTAAGCCAGGAGCGCGACAGCCGCTTTCTCTCCCTCGTGCTCAGCGAGGAAGGGCGCATCGTGCGGAACCAGCAGTGCATCAAGCTTGCGGAGCCGGGCGCGGAGTGCGCGCTGCACGGCCTGTACCTGAATGACGGCGACCGCCTGATTGACAACGCGATCAACATCCACCATGCCGCGCCGAACTGCAACAGCCGCATCGCCTACAAGGGCATTCTGGACGGCAAGAGCAAGTCCGTTTTCACGGGAAAGGTGAACGTGGACCGCATCGCGCAGCAGACGGATTCCGACCAGCTCAGCAACAACCTGCTCCTGTCCGACAGCGCCACGATCGACACGAAGCCGCAGCTGGAAATTTACGCCGACGACGTGAAATGCACGCACGGCGCGACGGTGGGCGCGCACCCCGACCCGATCATCTTTTACTTCCGCAGCCGCGGTATTGACGAGGCGACGGCGCGCGGCATGCTGACCTACGGCTTTGCAGACGAAATCATCAGCGAGATCGGGCCCGAGGCCCTCCGCGCGCGCCAGGAAGAGTACGTTTTCAAGAAGTACAGCCCGAAACAATAGGAGCGCCCATGGCTTCTCCCGCTGAAAAAATTACCACGGACCGCCTGGAAGAACTTGCGCGGCGCATCGATGTGGACAGGATCCGCGCCGATTTCCCGATCCTGGGTATCGAGCGGGGCGGCCGCCCGCTGGTCTATCTCGACAACGCCGCGACGTCGCAGACGCCCCGCCAGGTGGTGGAGGCGATCGAGGACTACTACTACACGAAGAATGCGAACGTGCACCGGGGCGTGCACCACCTCAGCCAGGTGGCCACGGAGGCCTACGAGCTGGCGCGCAAGAAGATCGCGCGCTTCCTGGGGACGCACGTCACCTGCGAGCTGGTTTTCACGCGCGGGACGACGGAAGCCATTAACCTGGTGGCGCACACCTACGGCCGGCGGCATATCGGCGCGGGCGACGAAATTCTCATTACGCACATGGAGCACCATTCGAACATCGTGCCGTGGCAGATGCTCTGCCAGGAGACCGGCGCGGTGCTCCGCGTGGTCCCGATCAACGACGACGGCGAGATGATCATGGAGGAGTTCGACCGGCTCCTCACGGAAAAGACGAAACTGGTCTCCGTGGTGCATGTCTCCAATGCGCTCGGCACGGTCAACCCGGTGGAGGAGATCATCGAGAAGGCCCACGCGATGGGGGTTCCGGTGCTGCTGGACGGGGCGCAGAGCACGCCGCACATGGCGATCAACGTGGCGAAGCTCAATGTCGATTTCTTCGCCTGCTCGGCGCACAAAATGTACGGGCCGACGGGCATGGGCGTGCTGTACGCCAAGGCCGCGCTCCTGGAGTCGATGCCCCCGTTCCACGGCGGCGGGGACATGATCCTGTCCGTCAGCTTCGACAAGACGACCTATAACCACCTGCCCTACAAGTTCGAGGCGGGCACGCCCCACATCGAGGGCGCAATCGCCATGGGCGCGGCGGTGGATTATCTCAACGCGATCGGCATGGACAACGTCGCCGCGTACGAGGCGGCGCTGCTGGAGTACGCGACGCGAACCATCGGCGAGATAGACGGCGTCAACCTCATCGGCACGGCGCAACACAAGGCCGGCGTGCTTTCCTTCACGATGGACTGCGCCCACCCCCACGATATCGGCCAGATCCTCGATGATCGCGGCGTCGCCATCCGCGCGGGCCACCATTGCGCGCAGCCCGTCATGCAGCGGTACGGCGTCGCGGCTACCGCCCGGGCCTCCCTGGCGGTGTACAATACCCGCGAAGATATTGACGCCCTGGCCGCCGCCATTGACGAAGTAAAGAGAGTTTTCGCCTGATGTCGAGTTCCCGCGCGCTGTACGAACAGGTTATTCTGGACCACAATAGAAACCCCCGCAACTTCGGGAAGCTCCCCGAAGCCAGCAAGAGCGTCGAGGGGTTTAACCCGCTCTGCGGCGATCATTTCACCGTGCACGTGAAAATGGACGGCGACGTGATCAGCGCTATCACGTTCGAAGGTTCGGGCTGCGCCATCTCGAAGTCTTCCGCATCCGTCATGACGACGGTGCTGAAGGGGAAGACGCGGGCGGAGGCGGACGACCTGTTCAACCACTTTCACAGCATGATCACGGGCAATCCCGACGCGCCGATAGACGAGGCGGCCCTGGGCAAGCTGAAGGTCTTCTCCGGCGTGCGCGAATTCCCGGTCCGGATTAAGTGTGCGACGCTGGCCTGGCACGCGGTGCATTCGGCGATCGCCGGCGACGCGGAAACGGTTACCACCGAAGAGAATTGACGGGCGCGTTTGTACTTCACCGGGGGCTTGTGCTACCATCCACAGCTACATTGGCCGCCCTGTAACCGGTCCCCAACGGTTGGCTGGCCTGTTCGGGAGGCTCCTCGATTATCTGGCCTGAATGGGAAGAAACACCCGGCAGCCCGGGGTTGTGGCCAGCACCAGCATTGATCGATGGCGCCCCGAAGCCATCCCGGGCGCACCCTACACCGGGCGCGCCCGAAGCGAGGTACGACCAGACATGACCCACGCGAACACGCTCGAATACGGCGCCTCCCTCGACGAACTCCGGAAGCGGCTGCACGAAAAGCTGCACAAGGTGATGCCGGAGTTCGAAATCGACCTGAAGGCCGGTATCGCCCACCAGATCAATCTCCTCAAGAAGGAGATGAACGCGGTCATCCTCGGGCACAACTACATGGAGCCGGCGCTCTACCACTCCGTGCCGGACTATGTCGGCGACTCGCTCCATCTTTCCGCCGTCTCCGCGAAAACCAGCGCGGATATCATCGTCTTTTGCGGCGTCTGGTTCATGGGCGAGACCGCCAAGGTGCTCAACCCCGAGAAAACGGTCCTCGTCCCCTCCGACAAGGCCGGCTGCTCCCTCGCCGCGGGCATCAAGGCCAGCGATGTCCGCGCGCT
This is a stretch of genomic DNA from Candidatus Hydrogenedentota bacterium. It encodes these proteins:
- the sufD gene encoding Fe-S cluster assembly protein SufD encodes the protein MSEATLKTPHDQYLDDMARERPNGQPDWFKAIRQAGREAFESSVFPHTKMEEWRHTNISAITGAHYTPADPRAAAPVSAADISGVSFAAEGYHELVFVDGFYRPELSNTGALPEGMVLGGIRDHLENEVLRAHLNQHAENRSAYTALNTAFLQDGALVYVPAKAVLEAPVHLLFLRTGAGAGAAAHIRTLIALGQSSEVTVITSYASLDDTADYLGNVVEEIALAPNASLKYYKVVREGAAGNHLATTEVSQERDSRFLSLVLSEEGRIVRNQQCIKLAEPGAECALHGLYLNDGDRLIDNAINIHHAAPNCNSRIAYKGILDGKSKSVFTGKVNVDRIAQQTDSDQLSNNLLLSDSATIDTKPQLEIYADDVKCTHGATVGAHPDPIIFYFRSRGIDEATARGMLTYGFADEIISEIGPEALRARQEEYVFKKYSPKQ
- the sufC gene encoding Fe-S cluster assembly ATPase SufC translates to MLEVKNLKASVDGNQILNGIDLTVNPGEVHAIMGPNGSGKSTFAQVLAGHQAYDVNEEDSSVSFLGQDLLEMPAEERARLGLFLAFQYPVEIPGITNSYFLRAAVNEIRTSRGLEDLDAMDFAELLKEKMELINVDPSFAERFVNFGFSGGEKKRNEILQLAVMEPRLAILDETDSGLDIDALRVVSEGVNRLRTPNRAFIVVTHYQRLLQHIVPDFVHVLHKGRIVKSGGKELALELEDKGYDWLRDEQEALTA
- a CDS encoding DNA-processing protein DprA; amino-acid sequence: MHTNANDDERVGRIAPEGAEIMALLAAPGGTRQTVHRAMQFAARLRAPLSSLFGQPLRDLLARAVPGEEDAARALHACDADCRWRGEAAVSLCAAAGIQRVTCADPAYPALLHTRLGQQAPPILFHQGNEALLGAGGAGIVGTRKPTGDGAGIAREAARFLADSAIPVISGGAAGVDLAAHEAAMHADGATVVVLAEGLHAHHPTPAIRSGLEQGQALLISEFMPGLEWKAHRAMMRNRTIAAMSGAVCVVEPRATGGSRATAEAALSMGVPVFHWGGAAREGIFRGRHGARPLATRGRLDTAALEAALRGNTGEAGFQADLFGE
- a CDS encoding SUF system NifU family Fe-S cluster assembly protein codes for the protein MSSSRALYEQVILDHNRNPRNFGKLPEASKSVEGFNPLCGDHFTVHVKMDGDVISAITFEGSGCAISKSSASVMTTVLKGKTRAEADDLFNHFHSMITGNPDAPIDEAALGKLKVFSGVREFPVRIKCATLAWHAVHSAIAGDAETVTTEEN
- a CDS encoding cysteine desulfurase, yielding MDVDRIRADFPILGIERGGRPLVYLDNAATSQTPRQVVEAIEDYYYTKNANVHRGVHHLSQVATEAYELARKKIARFLGTHVTCELVFTRGTTEAINLVAHTYGRRHIGAGDEILITHMEHHSNIVPWQMLCQETGAVLRVVPINDDGEMIMEEFDRLLTEKTKLVSVVHVSNALGTVNPVEEIIEKAHAMGVPVLLDGAQSTPHMAINVAKLNVDFFACSAHKMYGPTGMGVLYAKAALLESMPPFHGGGDMILSVSFDKTTYNHLPYKFEAGTPHIEGAIAMGAAVDYLNAIGMDNVAAYEAALLEYATRTIGEIDGVNLIGTAQHKAGVLSFTMDCAHPHDIGQILDDRGVAIRAGHHCAQPVMQRYGVAATARASLAVYNTREDIDALAAAIDEVKRVFA
- the sufB gene encoding Fe-S cluster assembly protein SufB, whose protein sequence is MASKAGNLETAQYTGTRVEQSNKRAAEAAQREYKYGWTSDIESETIPVGLNEDVIRLISAKKNEPDWMLEWRLKSYQAWQRFDEEPTWAKVRYQKPDFQAISYYSAPKEKKKLNSLDEVDPELLATFDKLGIPLHEQKRLSGVAVDAVFDSVSVVTTHKDILAKRGIIFCSISEALRDHPELVRKYIGSVVPQGDNFYAALNSAVFSDGSFVYIPPNTKCPMDLSTYFRINQENTGQFERTLIVADEGSQVNYLEGCTAPMRDENQLHAAVVEIVALPGATVRYSTVQNWYAGDEEGKGGIYNFVTKRGRAEENARISWTQVETGSAITWKYPSCILKGDNSVGEFYSVALTNNHQQADTGTKMIHLGKNTRSTIISKTISCGKSDNSYRGLVQVMPKASNVRSYTQCDSLLIGNQCGAHTFPYISVRNKSASVEHEASTSKISEDQLFYCQSRGIGPEDAISMVVNGFCKEVFDHLPMEFAVEASNLLSLSLEGSVG